Genomic window (Methanothrix sp.):
ATCGAGTGGCAGTTCGGAATACTCAGGGAGAAGGGATACGTCACAAAGGGCTCGCATCCTGTGAGATGGTGTCCAAACGATCAGAATCCCGTCGAGGATCACGATATACTGAGGGGAGAGGATGCGACGATACTGGACTTCACCCTGATAAAGTTCAGGATCGATGACCGGGTGCTTCCATGCGCAACCCTCCGTCCCGAGACTGTCTTCGGCGTTACGAACCTCTGGGTGAACCCGAATGTTGTCCACTACGTGGCAAGGGTGAATGATGAGGTCTGGATAGTTAGCCCGCAGGCGTACCACAAGCTCACATTCACTGACAGATCCGTAGAGAAGATCGGCGAGATCTCCGGGGAGGAGCTGATCGGCAAGAAGGCCAGGAACCCTGTGACGGGCGATGAGATCATCATCCTGCCGGCCACGTTCGTCGATCCGGACAGCGGCTCCGGCATAGTCATGTCCGTGCCTGCGCATGCCCCTCTGGACTACCTCGCGCTCAGGGATCTCTACGATGCGGATCTGAGCAGGTACGGCATAAGAGAGGATCTCCGCAGCATAAAATTCATCTCCCTGATATCTGTGCCGGAGTACGGGGAGTTTCCTGCTGTTGATGCCGTGAACGAGCTGGGTGTTAAGGACCAGAACGATCCGAAAGCAGAGGAGGCGACGAAGCTAGTCTACCGCAGGGAGTTTCACAATGGCGTGCTGAAGGATATCACCGGAAGGTACGCCGGAACCCCGGTGCACAGGATAAAGGACATCCTGCTTCAGGACCTCATAGATCAGGGTGTGGCCGAGATATTCTACGAGTTCAGCGAGACTCCGGTGATATGCAGATGCGGGACCAGATGTGTCGTCAAGATGGTCCGGGATCAGTGGTTCCTGGAGTACTCAGATCCCGTCTGGAAGTCCAGGGTGCTTGAGTGTCTCGCTGGCATGAGGATCATACCTGAGGAGATGCGTGCTGAGTTCATCAACAAGATCGACTGGCTCAAGGACAAGGCGTGCGCAAGGCGGAAGGGCCTGGGCACAAGGCTTCCCTGGGATAAGGAGTGGCTGATAGAGTCGCTGGCTGACAGCACGATCTACATGGCGTTCTACATCCTGGCGAAGTATGTCAACGCTGGCATGAGGATAGACCGGCTGGTCCCACAGTTCTTCGACTACATCTTCCTCGGAAGGGGCACTCCTGAGGAGGTCGCATCCCTGACAGGAGTTGATGTGGAGACTGTGAAGCGAATACGCGAGGACTTCGAGTACTGGTATCCCGTGGACCTCAGGACCTCAGGAAAGGATCTGGTGGCGAACCACCTTCTGTTCTTCCTTTACCACCACGTGGCGATATTTCCGGAGAGCCTCTGGCCCAGGGCGATAGCCGTTAACGGTTTCGTCTCTCTGGAGGGACAGAAGATGTCGAAGTCCAGAGGGCCTATACTCACGCTCAAGCAGGCGGTGGCAGAGAACGGCGCTGATGTGACGAGGCTGTACATACTTGCGAACGCAGAGTACACCCAGGATGCGGACTGGAGAAATGATGGGGCGCAGGCGACACGCGGGCAGGTCGAGAGGTTCTACGCGCTCGCCAGGGAGATCATCGAGAGGAATGACATAGATGAAAGCGCGGAGCTGACGCTGATCGACAGGTGGATGTTATCGCGACTCCAGCGCAGGATCATCGAGACGACAGATGCGCTGAACAACATCCAGACCAGAAGGGCGCTTCAGAGCGCTTTCTACCACATGCTCAACGATCTGAGATGGTACGAGAGGAGAGGTGGTAAAAACCAGCTCCGCAGGATACTGAATGTCTGGGTCAGACTGATGGCTCCGTTCACCCCGCACATCTGCGAGGAGATCTGGCAGAACATAGGCGAGGGATATGTTTCAAGAGCCACCTGGCCGGTTCCGGAGATGTCGCTCATAGATGAGCACGCGGAGCGGGCAGAGGCCTACCTGGAGCAGACACAGAGGGATATCGAGGAGATCATAAGGGTGACTAAGACGAAGCCCGGGAGGATCGTGCTTTACACAACCCCATCCTGGAAGAAAGAGATGCTCCGACTTGCTCTGGAGGTATCGAATGGCGGGAGGCTTGATATGAGCGCTCTGATGAGATCGGCCATGAGCCATCCGGAGATCCAGAGCCACAGGAAGGATGCTCAAAAGTACGGTGGCAGGCTCGCGAAGTCAGCGCATGCTCTGAGCGGGGATGTGCTTGCGCTTGACGAGTTCGGGATACTCTCCAGGGAGAGGGAGTACCTCTCACAGGCGTTTGGCTGCCCGGTTGAGGTCTACTCCGCTGACAATCCCACATACGATCCGAAGGGCAGGGCACAGAATGCAGAGCCTGGAAGGCCAGCGATATACATAGAGTGACCGGGCGGGGGAGGCAGTGGCTCTGTTGCGCCCCCTCTCAGGCCTGAAGACCGGAGTTTGCGCCCTGCTGCTCTCCATCACCGTCGTGGCTGCTGTGCGATTGCTCCTGAACGCAGACCGAAGCTTCTGCTACCCTTCGCCCCCAAGAAGTATAACGATCGCTCAGGCGGATCGTCTTACTTCAAAACCAGCGTCTCTCTCCCGACTTTCAGCATTGCCTCCCTGCCGGCGAGGAGCTCGACGAGTTTCAGGGCGAAGTCCATGGCTGTGCCCGGCCCCTGGCTCGTGACCACATTCCCGTCCACAACGACGCGCTCGTCCATGTACCGCGCGCAGGCAGACACCTCCTCTTTTCCGGCTGGATGGACCGTGGCCATACGGCCGCTCAGCACGCCGGCCTTCACGAGGACAGAAGGAGCGCCGCATATCGCGGCCACGTACTTGCCAGCAGTTGACATCCTCCGGACAGCGTCGAGCACGCGTTCATCTTTGCCGAGATTGATGAAACCTGGATTCCCACCTGGTAGCACTATCGCATCCGCCCTGCCGAGATCCACATGGTCGAAGGTGGTGTCCGGAATAACCCTGACACCATGTGATCCCTGGATCGGACCGTCCCTGAGGCCGGCGACCTCTACGTCGACTCCGGCGCGCCTGAGAATATCAACCACTGTCACAAACTCAATCTCCTCAAAGCCCTCAGCAAGCGGCACCACAACCTTCATGGCAGAACCTCCAGATCGAATATGATGGAAGGGCACATATATTTAATGGGCGCATATTTGCAGTTTATTCCTCCCATGGGAAACCCTTATATTGCAGTCAAGCCCAAGCCAGCCTGAGTTTGGGGCCATAGGGTAGCCTGGTATCCTACAGGACTGGGGGTCCTGTGACTCGCGTTCAAATCGCGATGGCCCCATAGGGGGACTGCTTTTTCATATGGGCTCATCGAATTAGCGGATTGATCTTCAGAGATCCAAACTCGGCTCAATCCGGATCCACGATAATTCGCAGAGATGGGTCTGCACGGGTTTTTGCCATCAGGGTGATATAGATGCTCAAGATATCTGCCTCCACAGATGCCGTGGGAGATACGTCAACTACTCCGGCCTGAAGACCGGAGCTTGTCCCTGGCGCCATGCGGAGAATCCTACATGTCCGAGACAATAGGCCGGTTGACATCACAGGATAGAGCTCCGAAGAGCGGCGACCCTGGAGACGCTCCTGGCCTCAAATGCAGGTTTCAGCTTCCGCATTAGATGCGGATTCGGAGCGTTCCAAAATGCTTGTCATCATTCCGTGCAGGAACCGTTTCTCCGCTAAGGAGTGTCTTGTGGGGTCAGAAGGCATCTCAGGAGAAAGTAGTAGGAACAGAGATATATCTGTTTCTGGGTGGGGTACGCTCCTCCACGCCCGAATTGCAGGGTTTCCTCTACCCCTTCACCCCAGGAGGTTCTATGAAGTTCGACGTTGCTGTTGTCGGTGCCTCGCCAGCAGGGCTCTCCGCTGCAGCAAGCTCTGCCCGCACCGGCGCGAGGACCGTGCTGTTTGACAGGAATCTCGCATCGGTGCCGAACGCCAACACTGTATTCGATGGGATGGCAGCTGCTGCATCTCTGAATGTGGATCACTTCTCCATCCACCAGGTCATAGGCATGCGGCTCGTATCCCCCTCGGGACGCATTCTTGAGATAGATGCGAGAGGCCACTTTCTGGACAGGAAGAGGTTTTACGCTCATCATCTGAACTTCGCAGCAGACTGCGGAGCTGAGATCGTCGAATCAGAAGTCAGATCTGTTTCGAGATCCGCAGATGGTATGGAGCTTTCGCTCTCCTCCGGAGATGTGATCGATGCCATGATCGTCATAGATGCTGGTGGTGTGGATTCCAGGCTTGCATCATCCATGTTCAAAACCATGCGTCATCCCGAGGACGTGGCCTGGGCTGTGGAGGTCGATGTCCGATATCCGGGCATTGGGGAGGAGTATCGATTCGAGTACTGGGTGGGGAGCATAGCACCTGGATGGAAGGCCACATTCTCTCCGGCAGGCGACGACATGGCAACGCTGGGAGTCTTTGTGAGGCGGCATGGTAGAGATGTCCAGAGGTTTCTGGATTTGTTCATAAGGAGGTTCATCAACAGAAGGGCTGGTTCGTACCCCGGCATCGAGCGAATGGAGATCCTGGAGACCCGGCGTGGAGGAGACCCGATCGCAGCGCTCCCTGGTAGAATTGTGGATAAAGGCATCATGGTCACGGGCGGGGCTGCAGCCCAGAGCGGGCTTGCGTACTCGATGCGCGCAGGAGAGATATGCGGAGAGGTTGCAGGCAGAGCTGCACTCGCCGGGGATGCATCCAGGAAGCGCCTCTCAGAGTACAGCAGGAGATGGTGGCGGGAGCTCGGTCCTCAGTACGTCCTGGGAAGGGCATCGCTTGAGACATTGAGATCGATGAGCGATGCGGAGATCGACAGGCTCTTTCTAGCCCTCTCCGGCCGCAATCTGCTGGTACCCGGAGGTCTGTGGAAAAAGAGCGCAAACGCATTTCTGAATGTGACAAGATCCGTGCCGGGCATGCTGCCGCGATTTCTTCTAAATCTGCTGCGCTTTTGAGATCTCAGGAGCACTCACTTCCGGCTCTGCTTCTCATCCCACCACCCGATCTTCGCATCCGGAACGCAATCAATCCCCGGGGAGTACGGCTTTATATCGATCAGCGGCGTGCCGTTCAGAGCATCCAGACCTCTCACCCGCAGCCTCCTCCCCTCCACAGATAGCAGCTCTGCGACGCTGAATGCCACCGGATTCGGCCTATCAGGGGATCGAGTTGCGAAGACCCCATGGACACGTCCGTCATGAGGCGGCACGGCCCTGAGCCTGGTCCTGTCTGCCCTGTCCAGCCAGTACAGAACTATGAGATGCGTGCACTTGTCGAGATCCATGAGCCCCTCCTCAAACTCGGGGAAGATCTCTATCTCGCAGATCTCTCTTGAGACCCTGCCCTGATGCGGCGCCTCGGCCCTGCTGCTGAAGGGCGTGCGGATCACCCCAATGGGTCTAAGCACCATGTTGCTCTCCATCTCTCTGCTTTCCATAGTATTATCCTCACATCCTTCGATTCACATAGGTTTTAACAGCCTGTCGGCGATCTCTTCCATGATCCCTGCATCTGGCAGTGCCTCGCCGGTAAGGCTTGCTCTGAAGATATCCTTTCTTTTCGGTATCACGCCGATGACTCTGTCCCTGTCGATCATATCCAGGATATCCTCAGAATCCTCATCGATCCTGTTCACTATGAAAAGCACATCTTTTCCAATCTTCCTGCCCATTTCAGCTATCTTCCCAGAAAGCTGTACAGATTCGTAGCATGGATCTATGACTGCGACGATCTTATCGCAGCCGGCCTCCACTCCTCTCCCGAAGTGCTCTATTCCGGCATCTGTATCCACGATCACATGCTCCCCATCGGTCCTGAGCTTCTCCAGAAACTCCCGGGCGAGGGCGCCCATGGGGCACGCGCACCCCTCGCCGAAGTCGTGGATCTTGCCTATCGCCACGAGCTTTATCATCTCATCTCCAACCATGACATCAGGTGGTATATCCCCCACCCGAAACTCCTCAGGAATTATGCTGAGCGCCTCTCTCCTCTCAGATCTTATGAAACGCATCAGCCTCTCGCTTAGCGCCCTCTTTCCTCCGAGAGATTCCATGAAGTCTCTCGGCTGATCAAAGCCGAGCATCCTGTAGATGCCGAAGTTCGACTCATCGGCATCGACCACAAGAACCCTTGTGCCCCTCCTGGCAATCTCTCTTGAGAGGAGAGCTGCAACGGTGCTCTTGCCGCTCCCGCCCTTGCCGCATATCAGTATCTTCATATACACCTCCAAAAAAATTTCAGGCCAGGAAGGCCAGCTTGTTCAGCGGGATCGGCACCCCGCTTCCCACGCCGTTCTTGGTGTAGAAGAGATCGACCTTCCCGTCATGCGCCCAGTATGTTGTTGGATAGTACAGCGGAAGCGCTGGGAGTTTCCGTGCATAGACTTCCTGTATCTCGTTCACCAGCTCTCTCCTCTTCTCCGGATCCATCTCTGCGATCTCTCTCCTCAGGAGATCACTCAGCTCCGGATCATCGTATCTGGCGCTGTTGAATCCAGCTCCCGTGATCACCTTGTTCAGTATCGCCGGATCTCCGCCCATCCCGCCATGGCCGCTGAGCGCTAGATCGAATTTCCACTCGTTGACCGCGTTATCAAGGGTCTTCGAGTCGACGCTGCGCATGTTGACCTTTATGCCCGCTGCCTCCAGGTCGTTCTTTATGAGCTCGCCAGCACGCTCGTTGCTGGATGTGACAAGAAGCTCCACCTCCAGCGTCTTTCCGTCCTTCTCGAAGAATACTCCCTTCTTCTCATAGCCCATCTCCTTCAGCAGATCTCCCGCCTTCCCCGGATCGTGGGCGTACTGCTCAACATCAGGATTGTACCACTCGCTGTCAGGCGCGAAGAGGCCGGGACTTGCGGGAACACCGTATCCACGCTGGGCTATCTCGACGAGCTTCTCCCTGTCTATGGCGTATGCAAGGGCCTGTCTGAACCTCACATCGGAGAAGGGCTCCTTCTTGTGGTTTATCATCAGCTTCGCGAGCCAGTCGTGAGCGCTCTCGAGAACGACGAAGCTGCTCCTGAGCCCATCAGCGACCTCTGGAGGCACAGAGGCTGCATCGACCTCGCCGCGCCTGAGCGCCGGGCCGGACATCTCCGCGCTCAGCTTGACAAACTTCAGCTGCTTCACCTTCGGGGCGCCCTGGTAGTAATCATCATTCGCCTCGTATAGGTAGGTTCCCTGAGCCTTGCTGTAATCGACAAGCTTGAAGGGACCGGTGCCTGTAAGCGCCTTTGCATCCTGGAAATCCTCCGGATTTGTCACATCACTGTAGATGTGCTCCGGAAGGATCGGCAGCGTGCCTGCGACCTGGTCCAGGAAGGGCGCATACGGCTTCGTCAGGTAGATCTTCACCGTGTGATCATCGATCTTCTCGGCTCTATCCACACTGCTGCTGTCGACCCACTGGTACGGATGCTCTTTTATGTAGTTGATTGTGAAGACAACATCGTCCGCTGTGAACGCCTCCCCATCATGCCACTTCGCATTCGGATTCAGCTTGAAGAGGTACGCGTTCTCATCCTTCAGATACTCCCAGCTCTCTGCAAGCGCAGGCACGAAGCCATTCTGATCCTTCCAGACCAGGGTATCGAAGATGAAGCTCATCCGCACGTATCCAGGACCTCTGGAGTAATGGAGATACGGCGATGGGTACCCCCAGTCCCCGGTCGTGTCCGCTATCGTGTATACCGGAATATCCTCTGCAACTGCCGGCAGAAGGAGCGATATCAGCACGGCAGTGCAGAGGATCTTTATCCATCTGCTCATATCCTACATCTCCTTTTTGTCATATTAGTATGAGAATTTCTCTGCATATATGAAGTCTTGTGTCATTAAATAGTATCTTTGATGCAACATCTTATAATAAATCTGGTTCAGTAATTCAATCTGGCGAATAAAGTATCCGGGTTATTGAATTGCATCACAAGTTACTAAATAGATGGGAGCGGTGAAGGCCTTCGCCTCACATCACTCCTGCAACCTTGAGGGGATGCATGCCAGCGTTCTGGAGCTGAGCCAGCCTGTTCTGGTCGACCTGGAACCTCTTTATAACGCTCACCGCGACCTCCGGCTCATCCCAGTAGTCCATCATGCGAAGATCCATGACAAGCTTCGGCGCCCAGGTGGGTCCCTTCCAGTCCTTAGTCCCTGTGAGCTCATACATCCTGGTCCAGTTGAAGCTCAGAACCAGTGCATCTCCCTGCTTCGCGGTATCATTCCATCTCACGAATATCCCCGCGACGTCGCTCTGGTTGTACTTCGCCTTGAGTGCGTTCTTCTCCGTATCAGTAAGAGCCATGACGAAGATGCCGCTCTTCCCGACTGTTGCATCCCAGAGGATCTGGAGCGCGTCATCCTTGCACCATGGGGGCACTGCTATCACCTTGTAGCTCTCAGCGCTGCTGTTTATCGGCAGCTCCTTCTCCACGTACTTCGCGATCATGTAACCGCTGGTGACCCCAGGGCAGAGATGATCGTGGAATGACGCAGCCTGAATGAAGTCAAAGCTGGCGTTCCTCGCCCACACATTTGAGATGCCCACAAGCGAGAACTCGTTTCCGTCGAAGATCCTCTCGTTGAACGTCCTGTTGCCCTCATCGCTGTTGTTCAGCATGTAATCGAGATCCACGTTTGCCTTTGAGATCCTGGAGAACACAGCGTCATCAGGCGCAGACCTTAGTTCCTCCGGGCGCATCGAGAGCGCCTCTGGTTTCACCTGCAGATACAGAGCCTCTCCGTTCTCCCTGTTGAAGAAGTAGAACCAGAGCGGCTTCCAGTGGGGCCTCAGAACCTGAAAGAGGTTTCCGTCGCCCTGAGAGCATCCTGTGGTCTCTGAGAGGCCCTTCAATGCCTTCTGGGTGGTCATGCCTGAGACGATCGCATAGCCAGCATTCGTCAGAACAAGTATGTTCCCATCGCCTCTCTCGAAGGATAGCTCGCTCATAGCCTTCTCCGCAGCTTTGACACCAACCCCCTGAATCACGCCATCATCTGCAAGCGCACACGATATCAGGAGAATGGTGATGCAAATACTGCCCAAAACTCTCATCACATCATCACCGAGTTTCGTATCAATATACTACTATTTAAGATTAATCTTAACAATTGTAGCAAGAAATGATTATTTGGTTCTACTTTTCAGATGAAAGCTACCACCTCTGCTGTATACCTTCAATCGGTTTGTGTGCTCAGATCATTGAGCCCGGCAGCAGGTGACATCGCAGGATTTGTGATCCTCAAGCAGCATCGATCGCCAAAGCTTTTTATGTTCCCGGAGAGACTCGCTCTCATGGAGATACTCGCAGATGTTGGCGGCAGGCCCGGCATCGATTGCGGTGGCTTCTGCGCCTACTGCTACTTCAGGGGCGTGAAGCCGGTTCCGCCCTTTGGCTGCAAGCACTGTCTTCCTTTCAGGAAGGGCTGCGATTACTGCACAAGGGCCATAATCGAGGGTTACCCGGGCTTCAAGCCGCTTGATGCGGTTGTATTCGATGTCGCCCAGGCCTCTTATGGCGCCAGGCCGGACAAGGTGACCATAAGCGGTGGTGGAGACCTGAGCTGCTACCCGGATCTCCTGAAGCTCGTGAGAATTCTTGGTCAGAAGAACGTACCGGTGCATCTGGGCTACACCAGCGGCAAGGGCTTCAGGCGGGGAGATGAGGCAGATGAGCTTGTGGACGCAGGCGTCAGAGAGGTCTCATTCACCGTCTTCGCCACAGATCCCGAGCTGAGGCGCAAATACATGCATGATAAGCATCCTGAAGCAGCACTCTCGAATCTCAGGATATTCTGCGAGAGGTGTGATGTATACGCGGCAGCTGTCCTGCTGAAGGGTGTGAACGATGGAGAGGTGCTTGAGAGAACATGTCAGGATCTCGAGGATATGGGTGCAAAGGGACTGATCCTGATGAGGTTCGCAAACCATCCTGAGCAGGGATTGATACTTGGAAACGCGCCCATAATCCCCGGGCAGGATGTCCACACCGTCGAGGAGTTCAGGGATACCGTCACAGAGATGAACCGGAGGTACAGGATCAGGATAACCGGAACTCCGCTGTGGGATCCGGAGACGAAGGCGCCATTCTCCCTGGCTCACAAAACCGATAGACTGAAATCTCTTCCGGAGCTGAGGAGATCTGCGACAATCATCACAGGATCAATAGCTGCTCCGCTGCTGGAGAGGATATTCTCCGCCCTCGGTGGAGATGTGAATGTCGTCGCCACAAAGAAGGATGTCGCATGCCTCATGACCATAGATGATCTCAAAGACATCGATCTCTCCAGGGTCAAGAGGACTGTCGTCATTCCGGGGAGGATGCTTGCACATGAAAGGGAGGTGAAAAAGGAGCTCTCGAGGGATGGTATCGACAGGCTGATCGTGAGAGGGCCGGACAGGCTCACGGTCGATGGCGAGATGAGCATCTCCATGACAGAGGAGGAGGTCGTGGAGCTCGAGCTCGAGGCCTTCGCCGAGCTGATCGACGAGATCAACGCTCTCGGCGTGTAATAAGAATCGCGAATGCGGAGAAGATCGCGGATGCGAGGCATCTACACACTGATACTGGGCCTGGAGCACGGGATCAGAATAAAGGTGGGCTCGCTCGGCGAGATCATGTTTCCGGAGGGCTGCTACGCGTACACCGGCTCTGCCCGCGGCCCTGGCGGCTTCAGGCGGATAAAACGCCATATTGCCGTGATGAATGGAGAGAACGCCACGCGCCGCTGGCATATCGATTATCTTCTTCCATACGTCACTCTGAGGGATGTGATCACCACAGCAACTGATATGGATCTTGAATGTGAGGCTGCCAGGAGGATCGGCGTGAATTGCATCCCTGTGCCGCGTTTCGGATGCACCGATTGCAGATGCACGAGCCACCTGCATTACAGCTCGAGTTACACAGAGATCGTGTCCGCGTGCAGGGAAGCTCACAGAGATCTGCTTCAGGAGCTCTGAGCCGTTCATAGAACCTCCTGGGGTGTAGGGGTAGCGGAAACCCCGCTCTTCAGGGCGGGGAGGAGCGTACCCCACCCATATGCATCGGAATATCCAAATAGTGTATGAACGTATTCTTCAATAATGCTTCAGACTCTGATGGTCAGGCTCGATCCAGACGAGGAGCAGTACAGGATCCTTTTGGAGACGATGCACCGCTTCAATGAGGCATGTAACTACATTGCGGAAGTAGCGTACTCCATCGGGAAGGCTAACAAGTACGTGGTCCACAAGGCAGTTTACTACGACGTTAGGAAGCGATTCGGTCTCTCCGCACAGCTCACAGTCAGAGCGATCTCCAAGGTTGTTGAGGCATACAAGCGAGACCGATCTGTTAAGCCGCATTTCAGGCCTGATGGCGCGGTCGTGTATGATCAGCGCATACTCTCCTGGAAGGGACTTGAGGCGGTCTCGCTGACAACACTTGAAGGCAGGCAGCTTATCCCCGTCAGGATCGGTGACTACCAGAAAGCTCGAACGGATCGAGTCCGTGGACAGGCAGATCTTATACTCAGAAACGGTGTCTTCTATCTCGCTGCTGTCGTTGAAGCTCCAGAGGAGACTCCCTACGAGCCCAGGGGAGTTCTGGGTGTCGATCTCGGAATCAAGTATATCGCTGTCGATTCTGATGGCGAGATACACAGCGGCGAGAAGCTCTTGGAGACCAGAAAGCGGCTTGATTCGCTCAGAGCTAGACTCCAGAGCGTGGGTACCAGATCTGCTAAAAGGCATCTCAAGAAGCTCTCCGGCAGGATGAAGCGATTCACCAGGGATGTCAACCATCGCATCTCCAAGCATATAGTCGCGAAGGCCAAAGACACTCTCCGCGCAATCGCTCTTGAGAACCTCAAGGGCATCCGGAGAGCACCGGTTGGAAAGGCTCAGCGTCGCGACAAACACGCCTGGAGTTTTGATATGCTGAAGAGATACATCCCCTACAAGGCGAAACTGCTCGGTGTGCCGGTTGTGTTCGTGGATTCGAAGCATACGTCCCAGACATGTCCCTCCTGCGGACACGTTTCCAAGAGCAACCGCCCTGCCAGAGATTATTTCAGATGTGAGTCGTGCGGCTTCGCTGGGTTCGCAGATCACATCGCTGCGATCAATATTGCGTCCAGGGCTGCTGTCAACCAGCCTATTGTAGCGGTGCATATGCATCAGTTACAAGCTCCGGTCTTCAGGCCGGAGTAGTTGACATGGCCTC
Coding sequences:
- the leuS gene encoding leucine--tRNA ligase, with the protein product MLRKEYSAHEIEAKWQRIWEEEGVFHAEPDSRKKFFLTIPYPYLNGNLHAGHTRTFTIGDAIARYHRMLGENVLFPMAFHATGTPIVGLSELIANRDPLIWDVYTRLHGIPEEELKQLTTPEAIVDYFRRQAKLAMRSIGYSIDWRREFTTTDPAYNRFIEWQFGILREKGYVTKGSHPVRWCPNDQNPVEDHDILRGEDATILDFTLIKFRIDDRVLPCATLRPETVFGVTNLWVNPNVVHYVARVNDEVWIVSPQAYHKLTFTDRSVEKIGEISGEELIGKKARNPVTGDEIIILPATFVDPDSGSGIVMSVPAHAPLDYLALRDLYDADLSRYGIREDLRSIKFISLISVPEYGEFPAVDAVNELGVKDQNDPKAEEATKLVYRREFHNGVLKDITGRYAGTPVHRIKDILLQDLIDQGVAEIFYEFSETPVICRCGTRCVVKMVRDQWFLEYSDPVWKSRVLECLAGMRIIPEEMRAEFINKIDWLKDKACARRKGLGTRLPWDKEWLIESLADSTIYMAFYILAKYVNAGMRIDRLVPQFFDYIFLGRGTPEEVASLTGVDVETVKRIREDFEYWYPVDLRTSGKDLVANHLLFFLYHHVAIFPESLWPRAIAVNGFVSLEGQKMSKSRGPILTLKQAVAENGADVTRLYILANAEYTQDADWRNDGAQATRGQVERFYALAREIIERNDIDESAELTLIDRWMLSRLQRRIIETTDALNNIQTRRALQSAFYHMLNDLRWYERRGGKNQLRRILNVWVRLMAPFTPHICEEIWQNIGEGYVSRATWPVPEMSLIDEHAERAEAYLEQTQRDIEEIIRVTKTKPGRIVLYTTPSWKKEMLRLALEVSNGGRLDMSALMRSAMSHPEIQSHRKDAQKYGGRLAKSAHALSGDVLALDEFGILSREREYLSQAFGCPVEVYSADNPTYDPKGRAQNAEPGRPAIYIE
- a CDS encoding DJ-1 family glyoxalase III — translated: MKVVVPLAEGFEEIEFVTVVDILRRAGVDVEVAGLRDGPIQGSHGVRVIPDTTFDHVDLGRADAIVLPGGNPGFINLGKDERVLDAVRRMSTAGKYVAAICGAPSVLVKAGVLSGRMATVHPAGKEEVSACARYMDERVVVDGNVVTSQGPGTAMDFALKLVELLAGREAMLKVGRETLVLK
- a CDS encoding NAD(P)/FAD-dependent oxidoreductase; the encoded protein is MKFDVAVVGASPAGLSAAASSARTGARTVLFDRNLASVPNANTVFDGMAAAASLNVDHFSIHQVIGMRLVSPSGRILEIDARGHFLDRKRFYAHHLNFAADCGAEIVESEVRSVSRSADGMELSLSSGDVIDAMIVIDAGGVDSRLASSMFKTMRHPEDVAWAVEVDVRYPGIGEEYRFEYWVGSIAPGWKATFSPAGDDMATLGVFVRRHGRDVQRFLDLFIRRFINRRAGSYPGIERMEILETRRGGDPIAALPGRIVDKGIMVTGGAAAQSGLAYSMRAGEICGEVAGRAALAGDASRKRLSEYSRRWWRELGPQYVLGRASLETLRSMSDAEIDRLFLALSGRNLLVPGGLWKKSANAFLNVTRSVPGMLPRFLLNLLRF
- the tsaA gene encoding tRNA (N6-threonylcarbamoyladenosine(37)-N6)-methyltransferase TrmO — its product is MESREMESNMVLRPIGVIRTPFSSRAEAPHQGRVSREICEIEIFPEFEEGLMDLDKCTHLIVLYWLDRADRTRLRAVPPHDGRVHGVFATRSPDRPNPVAFSVAELLSVEGRRLRVRGLDALNGTPLIDIKPYSPGIDCVPDAKIGWWDEKQSRK
- a CDS encoding P-loop NTPase → MKILICGKGGSGKSTVAALLSREIARRGTRVLVVDADESNFGIYRMLGFDQPRDFMESLGGKRALSERLMRFIRSERREALSIIPEEFRVGDIPPDVMVGDEMIKLVAIGKIHDFGEGCACPMGALAREFLEKLRTDGEHVIVDTDAGIEHFGRGVEAGCDKIVAVIDPCYESVQLSGKIAEMGRKIGKDVLFIVNRIDEDSEDILDMIDRDRVIGVIPKRKDIFRASLTGEALPDAGIMEEIADRLLKPM
- a CDS encoding ABC transporter substrate-binding protein; translation: MSRWIKILCTAVLISLLLPAVAEDIPVYTIADTTGDWGYPSPYLHYSRGPGYVRMSFIFDTLVWKDQNGFVPALAESWEYLKDENAYLFKLNPNAKWHDGEAFTADDVVFTINYIKEHPYQWVDSSSVDRAEKIDDHTVKIYLTKPYAPFLDQVAGTLPILPEHIYSDVTNPEDFQDAKALTGTGPFKLVDYSKAQGTYLYEANDDYYQGAPKVKQLKFVKLSAEMSGPALRRGEVDAASVPPEVADGLRSSFVVLESAHDWLAKLMINHKKEPFSDVRFRQALAYAIDREKLVEIAQRGYGVPASPGLFAPDSEWYNPDVEQYAHDPGKAGDLLKEMGYEKKGVFFEKDGKTLEVELLVTSSNERAGELIKNDLEAAGIKVNMRSVDSKTLDNAVNEWKFDLALSGHGGMGGDPAILNKVITGAGFNSARYDDPELSDLLRREIAEMDPEKRRELVNEIQEVYARKLPALPLYYPTTYWAHDGKVDLFYTKNGVGSGVPIPLNKLAFLA
- a CDS encoding FmdE family protein; protein product: MRVLGSICITILLISCALADDGVIQGVGVKAAEKAMSELSFERGDGNILVLTNAGYAIVSGMTTQKALKGLSETTGCSQGDGNLFQVLRPHWKPLWFYFFNRENGEALYLQVKPEALSMRPEELRSAPDDAVFSRISKANVDLDYMLNNSDEGNRTFNERIFDGNEFSLVGISNVWARNASFDFIQAASFHDHLCPGVTSGYMIAKYVEKELPINSSAESYKVIAVPPWCKDDALQILWDATVGKSGIFVMALTDTEKNALKAKYNQSDVAGIFVRWNDTAKQGDALVLSFNWTRMYELTGTKDWKGPTWAPKLVMDLRMMDYWDEPEVAVSVIKRFQVDQNRLAQLQNAGMHPLKVAGVM